A window of Calditrichota bacterium contains these coding sequences:
- a CDS encoding PQQ-binding-like beta-propeller repeat protein, producing MKAKMIFLALLAVFLTFACQKKNSTGPADENIHPQQDIPWPSLADSPWPMFHHDPQGSGRSPYPGPTKGRISKTVTIAQGGSKFTFTTIGSEGHVYLSVGNIWSDSLQQTDGYLFKFDKSGNLIWKVNLDGYDIYNSPLIDKDGIIYIGSTDGCFYAINPDGSIKWKFCTDSEITGDLRGANIGLDGTLYFSTVENFYALNSDGTAKWSLPGYGNTRALISPDGNTIYVYSVSSGTLKAMDNNGNLMWDYPFAINLLVDSYGRVYAATSDSTYAAINENGKLIWEFSIGPHKNRENDRIDCSAAPTIDRMGNFYFLTVDDLYSLDYSGELRWIIRGVGGSGAHLTCDSEGNIYLISPYSGESNIFSISTTGFLNWKLGLPFRGYTSCALSISSDGKMYVISLSYDLAESKLYIIE from the coding sequence ATGAAAGCCAAAATGATTTTCCTGGCGCTGCTCGCTGTTTTTCTAACTTTTGCCTGCCAAAAGAAAAACAGCACCGGGCCGGCGGACGAAAATATTCATCCGCAGCAGGATATTCCCTGGCCTTCTCTGGCAGATAGTCCATGGCCTATGTTTCATCATGATCCTCAAGGTTCGGGTAGATCGCCGTATCCAGGCCCGACGAAAGGGAGAATTTCAAAAACTGTGACAATCGCTCAAGGAGGAAGTAAATTCACTTTTACTACAATTGGGTCTGAAGGGCATGTTTATTTATCTGTGGGGAACATCTGGAGCGATTCACTGCAACAGACGGATGGCTATTTATTCAAGTTTGACAAAAGCGGCAACCTTATTTGGAAAGTCAATCTGGATGGCTATGATATTTATAACTCGCCATTAATTGATAAAGACGGAATCATTTACATTGGTTCTACGGATGGCTGCTTCTATGCCATCAACCCAGACGGCTCAATTAAATGGAAGTTTTGCACTGATTCCGAAATTACGGGCGACCTTCGAGGCGCAAATATTGGGTTAGACGGTACATTATATTTTAGCACGGTGGAAAATTTTTATGCTCTCAACAGCGATGGTACAGCTAAATGGTCGCTACCTGGATATGGTAATACGCGAGCACTTATTTCGCCCGATGGAAATACCATATATGTTTACTCTGTGAGTTCTGGGACTTTAAAGGCGATGGATAACAATGGAAATTTGATGTGGGACTATCCCTTTGCAATTAATCTTCTTGTGGATTCTTACGGGAGAGTCTATGCTGCAACGAGCGATTCAACTTATGCAGCAATAAATGAAAATGGAAAATTAATTTGGGAGTTTTCGATAGGCCCTCATAAAAATAGAGAAAACGATCGCATAGATTGTAGTGCCGCTCCTACAATTGATAGAATGGGTAATTTCTATTTCCTTACTGTTGATGATTTGTATTCCCTGGATTATTCCGGGGAATTAAGATGGATTATACGCGGTGTCGGTGGTTCCGGAGCACACTTAACTTGTGATTCTGAGGGGAATATATACCTGATATCACCGTACTCTGGGGAGAGTAATATTTTTTCCATCTCAACCACCGGATTTTTAAACTGGAAATTAGGTCTTCCTTTTCGTGGATATACTTCTTGTGCGCTATCTATTTCTTCAGATGGTAAGATGTATGTAATTTCATTGTCATATGATTTAGCAGAATCAAAATTATATATAATTGAATAA
- a CDS encoding T9SS type A sorting domain-containing protein — protein sequence MRKIAYFVAMLVLFYLQLMAEGIKNHPYELFIGTVNVPDGYSTTIKVQKIGISWDDSFDITDGYNGHTFSFNGSSIEYGNIYDDWQDGFDFVTSIQGDHGGQYGGVVTYGVYKIQTTYAGQSIYFKLDYRDCRYVGSGQQPYSSLIDIFIIFDGQSLSFKYSADEAHWPFNNINNKSTIGVWEMFNVGSPVRSCFEPTPPQNFHFDSTRYPHPHFTWLKPSQPTGVTFKYNIYQSVDAGPYYRVASNLTASSWTDNDVILHHGGNRFSYYATAFGSQSPESDPSKFAPIQGNPSKQLPSDPENRELKKEGELSIFSVYPNPFNPETQINYNLPRESRVTLSVYNIAGQKVAILITERQSAGTHTAIFDGKSLPAGVYLVNLQVGRENHLQKVLLVK from the coding sequence ATGAGAAAAATTGCATATTTCGTAGCGATGCTTGTTTTATTTTATTTGCAGCTAATGGCAGAGGGAATAAAAAACCATCCATATGAGCTATTTATTGGAACAGTCAATGTTCCTGATGGATATTCAACGACAATCAAGGTGCAAAAAATTGGAATTTCCTGGGATGATTCATTTGATATAACTGATGGATACAATGGTCATACTTTTAGTTTCAACGGAAGCTCCATTGAATACGGGAATATTTATGATGATTGGCAGGACGGATTCGATTTTGTTACTTCTATTCAAGGAGATCACGGAGGTCAATATGGAGGCGTTGTTACCTATGGCGTGTATAAAATTCAAACAACTTATGCCGGTCAATCAATTTATTTTAAATTAGATTATCGAGATTGTAGATATGTAGGTTCTGGGCAACAACCTTATAGTAGTTTAATAGATATTTTCATAATATTTGATGGGCAAAGTCTTTCATTTAAATATTCAGCAGACGAAGCACATTGGCCATTTAATAATATTAACAACAAGAGCACTATCGGTGTTTGGGAAATGTTTAATGTTGGTAGCCCGGTTCGGTCTTGTTTTGAGCCCACCCCACCCCAAAATTTCCACTTTGATTCCACCAGATACCCACACCCTCATTTCACTTGGCTCAAACCGTCTCAACCGACAGGTGTGACATTCAAATACAATATTTATCAAAGCGTAGATGCCGGACCTTATTATCGTGTGGCATCAAATCTGACAGCGTCTAGTTGGACGGATAACGATGTGATTCTCCATCATGGCGGCAATCGTTTTAGTTATTATGCCACGGCATTCGGCTCTCAATCGCCGGAATCCGATCCTTCAAAGTTTGCACCGATTCAGGGCAATCCATCTAAGCAATTACCAAGCGATCCGGAGAACAGGGAACTTAAAAAAGAAGGAGAATTATCTATTTTTTCTGTCTATCCCAATCCCTTCAACCCGGAAACTCAAATAAACTATAATCTTCCACGAGAATCCCGCGTCACTTTGTCCGTTTACAACATCGCCGGGCAGAAAGTCGCCATACTAATTACGGAAAGGCAATCGGCAGGGACTCATACTGCTATCTTTGACGGAAAGTCATTGCCTGCGGGTGTTTATTTGGTGAATTTGCAGGTCGGGAGAGAGAATCATTTGCAGAAAGTTTTGTTGGTGAAGTAG